A genome region from Sceloporus undulatus isolate JIND9_A2432 ecotype Alabama chromosome 1, SceUnd_v1.1, whole genome shotgun sequence includes the following:
- the SPATC1L gene encoding speriolin-like protein isoform X4, producing the protein MTEEREWMKRIQEENVHLKNQIRLLKENYELRLLLGQQCNNSNQVQLSAPHVSSTYPDMGSLLKGAQYTGREHLNYPPHLISKDTTNLSCPSAQTQMKRLHNDPTFFHPRAHYKAGRLLGHSPSWPEELASSRMTNASNKEDILTQASFPDDLKIYKGGSSSRISERQPHHLLSSTQESSKEKTQPEPQEMLRKKRVSFSDEPDSDKLKKFHTFYLNDIELAQNNKRNGRIVGEIAFQLDRRILAHVFPGITRLYGFTVSNIPEKIKQVSMKSLDGSVDEKKYRSMTQRYLDLTTRLEKMGYHKEFHPVFSEFLINTYGILKQRPDLSSNPMHNNPADLRKVVIDIVPSKFLGDTLLLLNCLCELSKEDNKALFAW; encoded by the exons atgACTGAGGAGAGAGAGTGGATGAAAAGAATTCAGGAAGAAAATGTACACCTGAAAAATCAGATCAGGCTGCTTAAGGAAAACTATGAATTACGCTTATTGTTGGGACAGCAGTGTAACAACAGCAATCAGGTCCAGTTATCAGCACCTCATGTTTCTTCTACGTACCCTGACATGGGTTCATTGTTAAAAGGAG CTCAGTATACTGGAAGAGAACATTTGAATTATCCTCCACACCTCATCTCCAAAGACACCACAAATCTGTCCTGTCCCAGTGCTCAGACACAGATGAAACGGCTCCACAATGATCCTACCTTTTTTCATCCCAGAG CTCACTACAAGGCTGGAAGACTTTTAGGTCACTCACCATCATGGCCAGAAGAACTAGCTTCCTCAAGAATGACTAATGCATCAAACAAGGAAGATATCCTCACacaagcgtcctttccagatgaCCTCAAAATATACAAAGGAGGGTCCTCCTCAAGGATTTCTGAAAGGCAGCCCCACCACCTTTTAAGCAGTACCCAGGAGTCTAGCAAAGAGAAAACGCAGCCAGAACCACAAGAGATGCTTAGGAAGAAGAGAGTTTCATTTTCAGATGAACCCGATTCAGACAAGTTAAAGAAGTTCCACACATTCTACCTAAATG ATATAGAGCTTGCTCAAAACAATAAGAGAAATGGACGTATAGTGGGAGAGATTGCTTTTCAGTTAGACAGACGTATCCTTGCACACGTGTTTCCTGGAATCACACGGCTATATGGATTCACAGTGTCCAATATTCCTGAGAAGATCAAACAG GTCTCCATGAAATCTCTAGATGGCTCTGTGGATGAGAAAAAATATAGATCCATGACCCAGCGCTACCTAGATCTGACTACCCGCCTGGAGAAGATGGGCTATCATAAAGAATTCCACCCTGTATTTAGTGAATTTCTCATCAACACTTACGGCATCCTAAAGCAAAGGCCTGACCTGAGCTCCAATCCCATGCACAACAACCCTGCTGACCTCAGGAAGGTGGTGATTGACATTGTCCCATCAAAATTCCTTGGAGATACCTTGCTGCTGTTGAACTGTTTGTGCGAACTTTCAAAAGAAGACAACAAGGCCCTTTTTGCTTGGTAG
- the SPATC1L gene encoding speriolin-like protein isoform X2, translating into MTEEREWMKRIQEENVHLKNQIRLLKENYELRLLLGQQCNNSNQVQLSAPHVSSTYPDMGSLLKGAQYTGREHLNYPPHLISKDTTNLSCPSAQTQMKRLHNDPTFFHPRGGEKKATHLSSMSCSTIGGKQFEEPANISQLKKAWVTDGAFSEAHYKAGRLLGHSPSWPEELASSRMTNASNKEDILTQASFPDDLKIYKGGSSSRISERQPHHLLSSTQESSKEKTQPEPQEMLRKKRVSFSDEPDSDKLKKFHTFYLNDIELAQNNKRNGRIVGEIAFQLDRRILAHVFPGITRLYGFTVSNIPEKIKQVSMKSLDGSVDEKKYRSMTQRYLDLTTRLEKMGYHKEFHPVFSEFLINTYGILKQRPDLSSNPMHNNPADLRKVVIDIVPSKFLGDTLLLLNCLCELSKEDNKALFAW; encoded by the exons atgACTGAGGAGAGAGAGTGGATGAAAAGAATTCAGGAAGAAAATGTACACCTGAAAAATCAGATCAGGCTGCTTAAGGAAAACTATGAATTACGCTTATTGTTGGGACAGCAGTGTAACAACAGCAATCAGGTCCAGTTATCAGCACCTCATGTTTCTTCTACGTACCCTGACATGGGTTCATTGTTAAAAGGAG CTCAGTATACTGGAAGAGAACATTTGAATTATCCTCCACACCTCATCTCCAAAGACACCACAAATCTGTCCTGTCCCAGTGCTCAGACACAGATGAAACGGCTCCACAATGATCCTACCTTTTTTCATCCCAGAGGTGGGGAAAAGAAAGCCACACACTTGTCAAGTATGTCGTGCTCAACCATTGGCGGAAAACAATTCGAAGAACCAGCCAATATTTCTCAATTGAAGAAAGCTTGGGTCACAGATGGGGCTTTTTCTGAAG CTCACTACAAGGCTGGAAGACTTTTAGGTCACTCACCATCATGGCCAGAAGAACTAGCTTCCTCAAGAATGACTAATGCATCAAACAAGGAAGATATCCTCACacaagcgtcctttccagatgaCCTCAAAATATACAAAGGAGGGTCCTCCTCAAGGATTTCTGAAAGGCAGCCCCACCACCTTTTAAGCAGTACCCAGGAGTCTAGCAAAGAGAAAACGCAGCCAGAACCACAAGAGATGCTTAGGAAGAAGAGAGTTTCATTTTCAGATGAACCCGATTCAGACAAGTTAAAGAAGTTCCACACATTCTACCTAAATG ATATAGAGCTTGCTCAAAACAATAAGAGAAATGGACGTATAGTGGGAGAGATTGCTTTTCAGTTAGACAGACGTATCCTTGCACACGTGTTTCCTGGAATCACACGGCTATATGGATTCACAGTGTCCAATATTCCTGAGAAGATCAAACAG GTCTCCATGAAATCTCTAGATGGCTCTGTGGATGAGAAAAAATATAGATCCATGACCCAGCGCTACCTAGATCTGACTACCCGCCTGGAGAAGATGGGCTATCATAAAGAATTCCACCCTGTATTTAGTGAATTTCTCATCAACACTTACGGCATCCTAAAGCAAAGGCCTGACCTGAGCTCCAATCCCATGCACAACAACCCTGCTGACCTCAGGAAGGTGGTGATTGACATTGTCCCATCAAAATTCCTTGGAGATACCTTGCTGCTGTTGAACTGTTTGTGCGAACTTTCAAAAGAAGACAACAAGGCCCTTTTTGCTTGGTAG
- the SPATC1L gene encoding speriolin-like protein isoform X1, with product MTEEREWMKRIQEENVHLKNQIRLLKENYELRLLLGQQCNNSNQVQLSAPHVSSTYPDMGSLLKGAQYTGREHLNYPPHLISKDTTNLSCPSAQTQMKRLHNDPTFFHPRGGEKKATHLSSMSCSTIGGKQFEEPANISQLKKAWVTDGAFSEGEKAQNSLSLTIAHYKAGRLLGHSPSWPEELASSRMTNASNKEDILTQASFPDDLKIYKGGSSSRISERQPHHLLSSTQESSKEKTQPEPQEMLRKKRVSFSDEPDSDKLKKFHTFYLNDIELAQNNKRNGRIVGEIAFQLDRRILAHVFPGITRLYGFTVSNIPEKIKQVSMKSLDGSVDEKKYRSMTQRYLDLTTRLEKMGYHKEFHPVFSEFLINTYGILKQRPDLSSNPMHNNPADLRKVVIDIVPSKFLGDTLLLLNCLCELSKEDNKALFAW from the exons atgACTGAGGAGAGAGAGTGGATGAAAAGAATTCAGGAAGAAAATGTACACCTGAAAAATCAGATCAGGCTGCTTAAGGAAAACTATGAATTACGCTTATTGTTGGGACAGCAGTGTAACAACAGCAATCAGGTCCAGTTATCAGCACCTCATGTTTCTTCTACGTACCCTGACATGGGTTCATTGTTAAAAGGAG CTCAGTATACTGGAAGAGAACATTTGAATTATCCTCCACACCTCATCTCCAAAGACACCACAAATCTGTCCTGTCCCAGTGCTCAGACACAGATGAAACGGCTCCACAATGATCCTACCTTTTTTCATCCCAGAGGTGGGGAAAAGAAAGCCACACACTTGTCAAGTATGTCGTGCTCAACCATTGGCGGAAAACAATTCGAAGAACCAGCCAATATTTCTCAATTGAAGAAAGCTTGGGTCACAGATGGGGCTTTTTCTGAAGGTGAAAAGGCTCAGAATTCACTATCGCTTACCATTG CTCACTACAAGGCTGGAAGACTTTTAGGTCACTCACCATCATGGCCAGAAGAACTAGCTTCCTCAAGAATGACTAATGCATCAAACAAGGAAGATATCCTCACacaagcgtcctttccagatgaCCTCAAAATATACAAAGGAGGGTCCTCCTCAAGGATTTCTGAAAGGCAGCCCCACCACCTTTTAAGCAGTACCCAGGAGTCTAGCAAAGAGAAAACGCAGCCAGAACCACAAGAGATGCTTAGGAAGAAGAGAGTTTCATTTTCAGATGAACCCGATTCAGACAAGTTAAAGAAGTTCCACACATTCTACCTAAATG ATATAGAGCTTGCTCAAAACAATAAGAGAAATGGACGTATAGTGGGAGAGATTGCTTTTCAGTTAGACAGACGTATCCTTGCACACGTGTTTCCTGGAATCACACGGCTATATGGATTCACAGTGTCCAATATTCCTGAGAAGATCAAACAG GTCTCCATGAAATCTCTAGATGGCTCTGTGGATGAGAAAAAATATAGATCCATGACCCAGCGCTACCTAGATCTGACTACCCGCCTGGAGAAGATGGGCTATCATAAAGAATTCCACCCTGTATTTAGTGAATTTCTCATCAACACTTACGGCATCCTAAAGCAAAGGCCTGACCTGAGCTCCAATCCCATGCACAACAACCCTGCTGACCTCAGGAAGGTGGTGATTGACATTGTCCCATCAAAATTCCTTGGAGATACCTTGCTGCTGTTGAACTGTTTGTGCGAACTTTCAAAAGAAGACAACAAGGCCCTTTTTGCTTGGTAG
- the SPATC1L gene encoding speriolin-like protein isoform X3: MTEEREWMKRIQEENVHLKNQIRLLKENYELRLLLGQQCNNSNQVQLSAPHVSSTYPDMGSLLKGAQYTGREHLNYPPHLISKDTTNLSCPSAQTQMKRLHNDPTFFHPRGGEKKATHLSTHYKAGRLLGHSPSWPEELASSRMTNASNKEDILTQASFPDDLKIYKGGSSSRISERQPHHLLSSTQESSKEKTQPEPQEMLRKKRVSFSDEPDSDKLKKFHTFYLNDIELAQNNKRNGRIVGEIAFQLDRRILAHVFPGITRLYGFTVSNIPEKIKQVSMKSLDGSVDEKKYRSMTQRYLDLTTRLEKMGYHKEFHPVFSEFLINTYGILKQRPDLSSNPMHNNPADLRKVVIDIVPSKFLGDTLLLLNCLCELSKEDNKALFAW; the protein is encoded by the exons atgACTGAGGAGAGAGAGTGGATGAAAAGAATTCAGGAAGAAAATGTACACCTGAAAAATCAGATCAGGCTGCTTAAGGAAAACTATGAATTACGCTTATTGTTGGGACAGCAGTGTAACAACAGCAATCAGGTCCAGTTATCAGCACCTCATGTTTCTTCTACGTACCCTGACATGGGTTCATTGTTAAAAGGAG CTCAGTATACTGGAAGAGAACATTTGAATTATCCTCCACACCTCATCTCCAAAGACACCACAAATCTGTCCTGTCCCAGTGCTCAGACACAGATGAAACGGCTCCACAATGATCCTACCTTTTTTCATCCCAGAGGTGGGGAAAAGAAAGCCACACACTTGTCAA CTCACTACAAGGCTGGAAGACTTTTAGGTCACTCACCATCATGGCCAGAAGAACTAGCTTCCTCAAGAATGACTAATGCATCAAACAAGGAAGATATCCTCACacaagcgtcctttccagatgaCCTCAAAATATACAAAGGAGGGTCCTCCTCAAGGATTTCTGAAAGGCAGCCCCACCACCTTTTAAGCAGTACCCAGGAGTCTAGCAAAGAGAAAACGCAGCCAGAACCACAAGAGATGCTTAGGAAGAAGAGAGTTTCATTTTCAGATGAACCCGATTCAGACAAGTTAAAGAAGTTCCACACATTCTACCTAAATG ATATAGAGCTTGCTCAAAACAATAAGAGAAATGGACGTATAGTGGGAGAGATTGCTTTTCAGTTAGACAGACGTATCCTTGCACACGTGTTTCCTGGAATCACACGGCTATATGGATTCACAGTGTCCAATATTCCTGAGAAGATCAAACAG GTCTCCATGAAATCTCTAGATGGCTCTGTGGATGAGAAAAAATATAGATCCATGACCCAGCGCTACCTAGATCTGACTACCCGCCTGGAGAAGATGGGCTATCATAAAGAATTCCACCCTGTATTTAGTGAATTTCTCATCAACACTTACGGCATCCTAAAGCAAAGGCCTGACCTGAGCTCCAATCCCATGCACAACAACCCTGCTGACCTCAGGAAGGTGGTGATTGACATTGTCCCATCAAAATTCCTTGGAGATACCTTGCTGCTGTTGAACTGTTTGTGCGAACTTTCAAAAGAAGACAACAAGGCCCTTTTTGCTTGGTAG